CATtctattataaaacaacaaataataaatattctttgtaaTACGTTAGATTTGACGTGTACAATTTACATAcatgtaatgaataataaacaattatcaattaatttcgaatggtaaagtaaagtaaacctCTTTTCCtctatcaattaatttaaaatggtaaagtaaagtaaacctCTTTTACTCtatcaattaatttcaaatggtaaagtaaagtaaacctCTTTTCCTcttgaaaataaagtttttagcttattccaccacactgttcTAATACGACTTGTATGTAATAAGTATGATAGTATGTATTTATCACGTGATTTCTCACGATGGTGTATTCTATCGCCGTACATGAGATATGTATATGTATCTTTACATCTAGATCTTATGTCCAAAACCAAACAATACTTacttaaacttaaacaaaataatatcaaaatgaagataaatacattaatttagtataattaaaatagaaacggACACAATTAACTTTGAAAAAAACCTTGAACATAGATTTATTTggacttaaataattaatttatttcgacaATGTATGTtctgaatacaaaattatgcaattaaattatgatttaattaatcatGTCACCAAATGTAGATAAAATGTGTAACTTCAATATTTTCTTACTCGTAACTTAACATCTCAATCGTTTAATTTAgttcgtttttatatttcttgtttcTGATGATTCTTTAGGAcatgatatatttgtttttgttccaTTTATTGAACAGACTCCAACAAATTAATATTCGACTGATTAGAATAGTCgctgattaataattaatgataagtaattactttttattatatataaatgtcagtagttatttatttccttGACCACCATTATAAATGGATTTTAATATcacttagtttattttatgtttttttaaatcgatttattggcgtttatatattttaagtattcatGGAATTGAAGGAAGactactaaaaatgtttttaatgttcttattatagtatttaaaagcTTGTAATATAACacatttggaaataaaattttagtaatttgcGAGTGATACTTCACTCAATtgtcttaaataattttacaattttaatattacatataaataatattttatattccactttgaatattttttaacatttaaattgtgaaatacGCACCAAATCAAACACAGATTGATGAGTCAATGAAATCgattgaagtaaataaaaataattgctacaTCACTATCATGCAGCATCAATCAATGTTTGAGAGCTTGTGTGAGTGATGCGGGTAATGTCAATTATACACCATCAATCATTCGTGTGCGTGAAGCGGCTCCCTGGCGTTCGTTCAAATATCCGTCAGTCAGCGCGCGGCGAGCGCAGGCGATGGACGAAAGCGTAACGTCCCTCGCATCCCGCCCCGTGAGCGTAAACACCCCACCCCCACTCATATCCTATTCGCTGAAACAAGAAGTAGATTATGATACACCGGAACTAGAAGAGGAAATTAATCCACTGGAGCAAGATGAACTAATTACAATAGACCAAGAAGATGATTGTAATTCGCTTGAGCCagaaaaagattttatattgaCGTTTGAAACCCTTCCAGTGTTGTGGGATACGAAAAACCCccactacacaaataaatacagaaggtatgaactttatttacataaacacaCTCGGCCGTGcctgtacataaaatatgtatatttgtagaAAATTGACCGTGGGAACATTATCTTTGTATGCATCACGCTGAAAACATTGGATCGATTTTATTGAGGCCAGACATATGCATATTACATTATTCATATGAATATTGtatgttactataaaataaatacaaaatattccaaAAGGAAAGTAAATAAACACACTGTACAATATCAACTCATGGTGTGTCTACACACTATCACCAAAAATCAATACTTTGAATCGGGAATACTGCATCCCATTTTAAAGGACGTGTGCATCGgtaaatacagatataataCTTGTATTTAGAATCCACGATTGACTGATTCATGATGTAAGGAGTTGTTTACAATTTTCTTAATGCTGTGTATGGGAAGAGGTGACGTCTTACCATCAGTCAGTATCCGTGCCCTGCTCGGATCATCTGctgctaataaaaaaatcgtatattcTTTCAATTCCTGAATTTATAGTTAGATCAcgctaattttttaattaaaaaaatataaatccataTTTTGAAGCAGCAGTAACGCAGTTAAGTTAATTAACATCATGAAGTTCGCATTCGTTGATTTTTACACAGAACGTATAAATTCAGTTGTATGTAGttgaatttatcttttatttgagaaaaaagcttaacattcaattttaataagtgTGAAACATGatttaaatggaaaattattaaattttgacctTCTTATATCTTTTGTACATATCGATACATTATCCTTTCAGGTACATGTTTTGTCATGTTATGATTAATGCCATTAATACAATAGTCATTTTTATCAGTACTGTAGATAGCTGTTTCTATTTGATAGGAACAAGGCTTTGGCTAAGTTGGTGCCAATATTGAAGAAAACTAAACCGATCGCAACTATTCAGGatgttaaaaagaaaattaatagtatAAGATCTAATTATCGAAGAGAGCTGAGGAAAATAATCGCATCGCAACAACCAGGAGTTAAAGAAGGCGATGTATATAGACCAAAAATATGGTACTTTCCATATCTTAACTTTTTAAGGAAATTGGAACAACGACAATCTTCGGCCCATCAGGTGATGTATACTTTAAGATTGATTCTTAACTGAGTGGAAAAGTACCGATATTTCAAATACCATATCATCTAATCTTCAAAAACTTTTTGAAGGTTTACAAAACGACGAGATGCTGTAAGAGAATAGAGCATGGTTTTTCTccatatatttagaatttaccAAACCGATTttgtaaaaatctatattttcagtgtttcctTTTTATTGATCTATGCAATTTTAAATGAGTTATTAATTTCAGAATGAAGACGATCCTGATGATGAAAAAAGCCAACGATTGCATGAAATTTCCCAAGTTGGAACGTCATTTTCATCAGTAATTATTCCAGAAACAACATCTTCTAGAATAAAAAAGAGGACTAGTCGAGGACAATTGATAGATGTTCCAAGTCCAAGCTTACCGAAGCTATGCAACGAATCTTGCCAACCGAAGAAAATATCCAATCATATAGTTTTGGAATGGGCTGATATATTGGAAAAACTTGATCCTTTGCAACGTCTGTATGCAAAAAAAGCTATCAACGATGTTCTTTTTGAAGCTGAACTAGgcaatttacataaacattCAGTAAAAATTAATGAACCAATCCCAAATTTTACATTGTCATCCCCACAATCATCATCAGTGAAATCTCCGCCATCCCCAACTTCACCCTGAGTATTCGATCACTGATGTTACTGCTATTATGCTAAGTGTTATCTAGATTATAAATCTAGATAGTGACCATAAGGCTGATCCATTTTATTCTAATATGACGTATTCAAAAATCTAATCATACTGTAAACTGATATCTCAGGACAAaagattattcaaaaaatacCCAAATATGTTAAGcaaagatattaataattattatgaataaaacaaaatataatattggataaacaaagtattaatttttaaatcgttagATCAAGGGGCATGAGTAAGAATGGTTTCAGATATTCGTAAAATGGACTAACTCATATTAACTTCTACCACAGATTCGCGGCAAGTTTTAAATAGTAAGACAGATTcctttgaattttgttttacaatttaacaatttctaaaaaatacatcaaaatatctACAGGGTGTTTCTCGTTATTATAATCCATGTATTTGCATTTTTCTTAAGTATGTTGAAacggttataatttatttccttgGTTTTATTTTCACCTAATCAATAACTATAATGTTTATCCATccataacaataattttgattgGTTTAATATAAATCTCGTATCATACATCCGTTAATCAAAACGATTGGAAATGACTGACATGATaaccaattatataaaattttatcgattattaaattaaattaggacGTTCTTCGAACATATTTCAGTTAATGTAGCCAATCTAGAGAAGCTGTTTAAAAAGTATGGTATAATTTCTTAAGCATAAGACTCAGTACTTTTTTTCCGTATGCTCCGATCTTTTCTCGGCGGAGCTTTCAGGGGGCGAAGGTGATCTCGCCCCACACTCCTCGTGAATACAGCAGCACGAGGCTGTCCATGGCCTAAGGGTCTCATTCTATCTTTTAAGTCCCGGGTTACGGGGCTGAGATAGAACTGAGGCGACACCTTCGTCATCTTCGCTAAGCGAGACCGAATAATCTATCCTCTAGACCAACAAGGCAATCAAATGAATTAAAGGCTatcatttatatacttataattcaaGGAAAAATTCACCTTTCATAAATCTAATCTGAAGATTCTAATCTGCGAGTTGACGTCATAAATAATTGTagcaattgatatatatatgaaaatgtttaagtaATTAACGTTATGCGATTTATCATCGCtatacgtttaataataaaaattgtaattgatgCTATTAATTTCATAGGAAAATGGTTATTTCTCAATGATTGTCGGATAAGAGCGCcgcgttatttattatatacgttaattaaatatgtaagacAAGACAAggtcattttttatattgaagataattataattaaagagttTCGTGAATGACTGAGTATAACATTTAAGTCGGTAAAGCGATTATAATATTTCCAAATGGACTTTCCTCGCCTTGCGTATTAAATTATGATACGACCCTAGAACTATTTCGTTACACTTAATCTCGTTCAGGACGGCTAAATTGGCCACCTGACGAGTAGTCACCACTAGTCCATCGGTGGcactgtaagacatattaacaattatttatataaatcaaagcaTCATCAACCTAGGGAACAAGGATTTTAGATCCATCGTGTCGGTAGACACTGTCCCACTCAGGATGTAGGGGTCaaaccttcaaaaatattaaatattgttattgacgGGATATGATCAGTTGTTGTTACAAAAACTCTCTCACCAGGTAAGACAGTTTGTGGTGAATTTGATCTATAGTTGAATACTTCTTTCATTCTTCTATCCCAAATGACATGGAAATCCTTGGTCTAAATTGCAGTCGAAAAAGTCGTGTGTCCAGCTTCACATACGATAGGTATCAATCTCATTGACGTAATACTTGAAATAATCGCAAATCAATgtcttatattaacataatatttccattattataaatatacaaataataactgtcataataaatttatcattaaccTATTTGCCTTGACGCTGGCCATCTTTATAATTCACTTCATTATACAGaagatcaaatttttttttactttaaatattctcttttatcagaattaatattatgtattaaatactctttttttataatctatgtcTGTACGTATTTCAAATGTTCTATTTGTCCATTTTAAtctcaaaaaatgtttttttatctaaattgttACTATCAACGATATCATATCGTTGTAAAATACATTAACTGAGATACTTTTTTAGAAAGAACGCAATAAAATGGCTTTGCAGTAAATTTTAACTAGCTAGACACAGCTTACATAGAACCTGGCAACTAGTGAAATAAGataaaatcgtatttatttatttaagccgtTTTGATAAGCAAACAATCTTTAGATAAGAAATCCAATGGCTCAATCAAAGGATAAACTTAATTGAATCTGATAATATCCAAGAATATTTCTGACACTTCATTTATTTCAAGATGTAATCGCCTTACGTCTGTTTCCTGCTTTATTACGCTACatccataatataataatacgaaaatatCCACTATAAACAACAATAACTTGCTTAAAATACACtgcctttataaataaacatagctACAATTATTTGTATGCTTAACGCGCAATGTACAATACGTACAATTGAAGTCAG
This DNA window, taken from Vanessa tameamea isolate UH-Manoa-2023 chromosome 7, ilVanTame1 primary haplotype, whole genome shotgun sequence, encodes the following:
- the LOC113400735 gene encoding uncharacterized protein LOC113400735; its protein translation is MDESVTSLASRPVSVNTPPPLISYSLKQEVDYDTPELEEEINPLEQDELITIDQEDDCNSLEPEKDFILTFETLPVLWDTKNPHYTNKYRRNKALAKLVPILKKTKPIATIQDVKKKINSIRSNYRRELRKIIASQQPGVKEGDVYRPKIWYFPYLNFLRKLEQRQSSAHQNEDDPDDEKSQRLHEISQVGTSFSSVIIPETTSSRIKKRTSRGQLIDVPSPSLPKLCNESCQPKKISNHIVLEWADILEKLDPLQRLYAKKAINDVLFEAELGNLHKHSVKINEPIPNFTLSSPQSSSVKSPPSPTSP